A portion of the Sphingobacterium spiritivorum genome contains these proteins:
- the dnaN gene encoding DNA polymerase III subunit beta: MRFIVSTSILLKQLQAISGASSSSTVLPILENFLFEIKDNTLTISATDLQTSMVTSLQIESKEEGRVAMPSKILIETLKTLPDQPVAFSVDTNTLAIEISAGDGKYKLSGENADDFPKIPTVDNTSTVNIPAPVLAEAINKTIFAVSNDELRPAMSGVLVQLAEQSTTFVSTDAHKLVRYRRTDIYTDKPASLILPKKALSLLKSSLPSDDVNVTIEYNNTNAFFQFGNIFLICRLIDERYPDYEAVIPQVNPNKLTVDRSLFLNTLRRVVIFANKTTHQVRLRISGSELNISAEDLDFSNEAHERLSCQFEGDDMEIGFNAKFLVEMLNNLSSEEVIIEMSTPNRAGLLIPAIKDDNEDILMLVMPVMLNNAG, encoded by the coding sequence ATGAGATTTATAGTATCCACTTCAATTCTATTAAAACAGTTGCAAGCCATCAGTGGCGCTTCAAGTAGCAGTACTGTTCTGCCTATTTTGGAAAATTTCCTGTTTGAAATCAAAGATAATACGCTGACAATTTCTGCGACAGATTTGCAAACAAGTATGGTAACTTCTTTACAGATAGAGTCTAAAGAGGAGGGGCGTGTCGCTATGCCATCTAAGATTTTGATTGAGACTTTAAAGACATTACCAGATCAGCCTGTAGCTTTTTCTGTTGACACAAATACGTTAGCTATCGAGATCAGTGCGGGAGATGGTAAGTATAAGCTGAGTGGTGAAAATGCAGATGATTTTCCTAAGATTCCAACCGTTGACAATACTTCTACAGTAAATATTCCTGCACCTGTTTTGGCTGAGGCTATCAACAAAACAATCTTTGCGGTGAGTAACGATGAGTTGAGACCTGCGATGTCCGGTGTATTAGTACAACTGGCGGAACAATCGACTACTTTTGTTTCTACAGATGCACACAAATTGGTGCGTTACCGCCGTACAGATATTTACACGGATAAACCGGCATCTCTTATTTTGCCTAAAAAAGCACTTTCTTTATTAAAATCGTCTTTACCATCTGACGATGTGAATGTGACAATTGAATATAATAATACCAATGCATTCTTTCAGTTTGGCAATATCTTTCTGATCTGTCGTCTGATTGATGAGCGTTATCCGGATTATGAGGCTGTTATTCCTCAGGTAAACCCTAATAAACTGACCGTAGACCGTTCTTTATTTCTGAATACTTTACGTCGTGTTGTCATTTTCGCAAATAAGACTACTCATCAGGTACGTTTACGTATCTCAGGTAGTGAGCTTAATATTTCTGCGGAGGATCTTGACTTTTCAAATGAAGCACACGAACGTTTGAGCTGCCAGTTTGAAGGAGATGATATGGAGATCGGTTTCAATGCTAAATTTTTGGTTGAGATGTTGAATAACCTGAGCAGCGAAGAAGTAATTATTGAGATGAGTACACCAAACAGAGCCGGTTTATTGATCCCGGCGATCAAAGATGACAATGAAGACATCCTGATGTTGGTAATGCCTGTCATGTTGAATAATGCCGGTTAA
- a CDS encoding DedA family protein, with product MEVISSLIDFILHIDKHLVEIVNDYQTWTYLILFIIIFAETGFVVTPFLPGDSLLFATGAIIAKPETDLNIWLMWVLLMVAGILGDMVNYHIGKYIGPKAFSGKYRFLKKDYLDKTEKFYEKYGGKTIIYARFVPIVRTFAPFVAGVGSMSYRKFASYNVIGAIVWVSSFLFLGFKFGELEFVKKNFTYVILGIIVFSILPPVVEVIKEKFKKKEA from the coding sequence TTGGAAGTTATATCATCACTTATTGATTTTATTCTCCATATTGATAAACATCTGGTCGAGATCGTCAATGATTATCAAACATGGACTTATCTGATTCTTTTCATTATTATTTTTGCAGAGACAGGGTTTGTAGTTACTCCTTTTTTACCGGGAGATTCTTTACTGTTTGCAACGGGAGCCATCATTGCCAAACCAGAAACAGATTTAAATATCTGGCTGATGTGGGTACTACTAATGGTCGCCGGAATACTTGGCGATATGGTGAATTATCATATCGGAAAGTATATAGGACCCAAAGCCTTCAGTGGAAAATATCGGTTTCTTAAAAAGGATTATCTGGATAAGACCGAAAAATTCTATGAAAAATACGGTGGGAAGACGATTATATATGCCCGTTTTGTTCCAATAGTAAGAACATTTGCGCCTTTTGTGGCAGGGGTAGGATCTATGTCATACCGCAAGTTCGCTTCCTATAATGTTATCGGAGCGATTGTGTGGGTGTCCAGTTTCTTATTTCTGGGATTTAAGTTTGGAGAGTTAGAATTTGTAAAGAAAAATTTTACATATGTCATTCTTGGCATTATTGTATTCTCTATACTGCCTCCGGTAGTGGAAGTGATAAAAGAAAAATTTAAAAAAAAGGAAGCCTAA
- a CDS encoding DedA family protein yields MDLIVQLFDFIRHIDRHMVDIVNDYQTWTYLILFIIIFSETGLVVTPFLPGDSVLFATGVILAKQESQLSVWVMLVVLITAAVLGDFVNYEIGKYFGKRLFKPGSKIFKPSYLLKTEQFYEKYGVKTIIYARFVPIVRTFAPFIAGVGKMPYSRFGSYNIIGGILWVSLFLLTGYFFGQISFIQHNFSLVILFIIAVSIIPPVIEIVRNKSK; encoded by the coding sequence ATGGATCTGATTGTACAGCTTTTTGATTTTATACGACATATAGATCGGCATATGGTGGATATTGTCAATGATTATCAGACATGGACATATCTTATCTTGTTTATCATTATTTTTTCGGAGACGGGTCTTGTTGTGACACCATTCCTTCCCGGAGATTCGGTATTGTTTGCGACAGGCGTTATTTTAGCGAAGCAGGAGAGTCAGTTGTCCGTATGGGTCATGCTGGTGGTGCTGATTACAGCAGCTGTACTTGGGGATTTTGTAAATTATGAGATTGGCAAATATTTTGGTAAGCGATTGTTCAAACCCGGATCTAAGATTTTTAAACCCTCGTACTTGTTGAAAACAGAACAATTTTATGAAAAATATGGGGTTAAAACTATAATATATGCACGTTTTGTACCAATTGTAAGGACATTTGCACCTTTTATTGCAGGGGTTGGTAAGATGCCTTATTCCCGTTTTGGATCCTATAATATAATAGGAGGAATATTGTGGGTGTCTCTTTTTCTGTTGACCGGTTATTTCTTCGGTCAGATTTCCTTTATACAGCATAACTTTTCTCTTGTTATTTTATTTATTATAGCTGTATCGATTATTCCTCCGGTTATAGAGATTGTCAGAAATAAAAGTAAATAA
- a CDS encoding CAP domain-containing protein — translation MKYLIVAIFSLVAHVAQAQRITTERGEAKDAYVLLNDIRSNPSKYKKQLGISDIQNVTRKALVWNKQLAKVAEERAYDMAKRAYFDHITPDGVGVNVQIAEGGYSLNKDWLKNIKANNFESIAANHPSAEEGIRALIIGKGSPGFMHRKHLLGMDKWNGSLQDIGIGYVRIPSGATYKSYLCVIIAKHDW, via the coding sequence ATGAAATATCTGATTGTAGCGATTTTTTCGCTGGTTGCTCATGTTGCACAAGCACAACGTATTACCACAGAAAGAGGTGAAGCAAAAGATGCCTATGTATTACTTAATGATATACGCAGTAATCCTTCTAAATACAAGAAGCAACTGGGAATATCGGATATACAAAATGTAACCAGAAAGGCATTAGTCTGGAACAAACAATTAGCTAAAGTTGCGGAAGAAAGAGCTTATGATATGGCTAAAAGAGCTTATTTTGACCACATTACACCTGATGGTGTGGGCGTGAATGTACAGATCGCTGAAGGAGGATATTCTTTAAACAAAGACTGGTTAAAAAACATTAAAGCAAATAATTTTGAATCTATAGCTGCCAACCATCCTTCTGCAGAAGAAGGAATAAGGGCGCTGATTATCGGGAAAGGATCTCCCGGTTTTATGCATCGTAAGCATTTGCTTGGCATGGATAAATGGAACGGATCCCTCCAGGATATAGGTATTGGATATGTCAGGATCCCTTCGGGAGCGACTTATAAAAGCTATCTCTGTGTTATAATCGCAAAGCATGACTGGTAA
- a CDS encoding YicC/YloC family endoribonuclease yields MIKSMTGYGIGTHDNEKVKYSVEIKSLNSKFLELNIRLPKAVSDKELTLRGECGKLIERGKVNVMVNVEYTDQTAKASNINAALLKKYYEQLQDIAVELGDKQASLFALALDMPEVVTNNDDTVDEEEGGILMTAFKEAVNQFNIFREKEGVVLRNDLEQRVQFILDYLTSVEAKETSRIPLIRERISQYMDEVVGKENIDKNRFEQELIYYIDKLDITEEKVRLRSHCNYFLEALNAPDSNGKKLGFISQEMGREINTLGSKANNAEIQQIVVRMKEELEKIKEQLLNVL; encoded by the coding sequence ATGATAAAATCAATGACCGGGTATGGTATTGGCACTCATGACAATGAAAAGGTTAAGTATAGTGTTGAAATAAAATCCCTCAATTCAAAATTCTTAGAGCTTAATATCCGTCTTCCTAAGGCGGTTTCCGATAAAGAGCTGACCCTTCGCGGAGAGTGTGGTAAGCTTATTGAAAGAGGGAAAGTCAACGTGATGGTAAACGTTGAGTATACCGATCAGACAGCAAAAGCCTCAAATATTAATGCTGCTCTCTTAAAAAAATATTACGAACAACTTCAGGACATCGCTGTAGAACTTGGTGATAAGCAAGCTTCTTTGTTTGCTTTGGCTTTGGATATGCCCGAAGTGGTAACCAATAATGATGACACGGTTGATGAAGAAGAAGGTGGTATATTGATGACCGCTTTTAAGGAAGCCGTTAATCAGTTTAATATATTCCGGGAAAAGGAAGGAGTGGTATTACGGAATGATCTGGAACAGCGTGTACAGTTTATCCTGGACTATCTGACTTCAGTAGAAGCAAAAGAAACTTCCCGCATTCCGTTGATAAGAGAGCGTATCAGCCAGTATATGGACGAAGTCGTCGGCAAAGAGAATATCGATAAGAACAGGTTTGAGCAAGAGCTGATTTATTATATCGATAAACTGGATATCACGGAAGAGAAAGTCCGCTTACGCAGTCATTGTAATTATTTTTTAGAAGCATTGAATGCACCGGATTCTAATGGTAAAAAACTTGGATTTATCTCTCAGGAGATGGGAAGAGAAATCAATACTTTAGGATCAAAAGCGAATAATGCGGAGATACAGCAGATCGTGGTTCGTATGAAAGAGGAGTTAGAGAAAATTAAAGAACAGTTGCTAAACGTTTTATAG
- the gmk gene encoding guanylate kinase, protein MKGKLIIFSAPSGAGKTTIVRHLLNKYPDKIEFSISASTREPRGEEVDGKDYYFISKEEFLHKIAKQEFIEFEEVYSGTFYGTLRSEVERIWEKGKHVIFDIDVVGGLRLRSKFPDQALSIFVKPPSLEVLKDRLRGRGTDSEDKLKERFAKAEHELSFADRFDVILKNYDLDTACAEAEKLLLDFIDQD, encoded by the coding sequence ATGAAAGGAAAGTTAATCATTTTTTCTGCACCTTCAGGAGCAGGAAAAACAACAATAGTAAGACACTTATTAAATAAATATCCGGATAAAATAGAGTTTTCGATTTCGGCCAGTACGCGTGAACCGCGTGGAGAGGAAGTGGACGGAAAGGATTATTATTTTATTTCGAAAGAAGAATTTTTGCATAAAATTGCAAAGCAGGAGTTCATTGAGTTTGAAGAAGTTTATTCCGGTACTTTTTACGGTACACTCCGTTCAGAGGTAGAGCGTATCTGGGAAAAAGGAAAGCATGTTATTTTTGATATAGATGTTGTCGGAGGATTGCGGCTGCGATCCAAATTTCCGGATCAGGCACTTTCTATATTTGTAAAACCGCCTTCTCTGGAAGTGTTGAAAGATCGGTTGAGAGGTCGTGGTACTGATAGTGAAGATAAACTGAAAGAGCGCTTTGCAAAAGCGGAACATGAGTTGTCTTTTGCTGATCGGTTTGATGTCATCCTCAAAAATTATGATCTGGATACAGCATGTGCTGAAGCAGAAAAACTATTGTTAGATTTTATCGATCAGGATTAA
- the nadD gene encoding nicotinate (nicotinamide) nucleotide adenylyltransferase produces the protein MKKVGLFFGSFNPVHVGHLIIANYMANHTALDEVWFVVSPQNPFKKKASLADPYDRLEMVNLAIEDTENLRCSNIEFNLPVPSYTIDTLVHLSEKYPDKQFHLIMGQDNLESLQKWKNIDIILRDYHIYVYPRPGYNSGDFKDHPSITITDTPLMELSSTFIRKAIQEGKDIKFFTPDKVIEFIDKKGLYSK, from the coding sequence ATGAAGAAGGTTGGGCTTTTCTTTGGATCTTTCAATCCGGTACATGTAGGGCATTTGATCATTGCCAATTATATGGCTAATCATACTGCTCTGGATGAAGTATGGTTTGTGGTATCCCCTCAGAATCCCTTTAAAAAGAAAGCATCTTTAGCGGATCCTTATGATCGTCTGGAGATGGTGAATCTGGCTATTGAAGATACGGAAAACTTAAGGTGTAGTAACATTGAGTTTAATCTGCCTGTGCCATCCTATACTATAGATACACTTGTACACTTATCTGAAAAATATCCGGATAAGCAGTTTCACCTTATTATGGGACAGGATAATCTGGAATCTCTTCAGAAATGGAAGAATATAGATATCATTCTGCGGGATTATCACATCTATGTATACCCGAGACCCGGCTACAATTCCGGAGATTTTAAAGATCACCCTTCTATCACCATCACGGATACCCCATTAATGGAATTGTCTTCTACATTTATACGAAAGGCCATTCAGGAAGGGAAAGATATTAAGTTTTTTACACCGGATAAGGTTATAGAATTTATAGACAAAAAGGGTCTTTATTCAAAATAA
- a CDS encoding ExbD/TolR family protein, producing MAELSLKQQNTGKKERRSIRARAMPKVDLTAMVDLAFLLITFFMLTTSLNTPNNLAVAMPDKGPITEPVLINEDRTINLLLGDQNEITYYKGADQHPKSKPVKVSYGKLGLRELLINLKTEILQSTGGQDMIVLIKPGNESVTKNLVDVLDEIQIADVRRFMITKMSEKEKEML from the coding sequence ATGGCAGAGCTAAGTCTTAAACAACAAAACACCGGAAAAAAGGAAAGGAGAAGTATCAGAGCAAGGGCTATGCCTAAAGTAGATCTGACGGCAATGGTAGATCTGGCATTTTTACTGATTACCTTTTTTATGCTGACCACTTCATTGAATACACCCAATAATCTGGCTGTCGCTATGCCGGATAAGGGACCTATTACCGAACCGGTATTGATTAACGAGGACCGCACCATCAATCTTTTATTAGGAGACCAAAATGAAATTACCTATTATAAAGGTGCTGACCAGCATCCAAAGAGCAAACCTGTAAAGGTGTCATATGGTAAACTGGGACTGAGGGAGCTTTTGATAAATTTGAAAACGGAGATACTACAAAGTACTGGAGGACAAGATATGATTGTGCTGATCAAACCCGGAAATGAATCGGTTACAAAGAATCTGGTAGATGTTCTGGATGAGATTCAGATAGCCGATGTCCGGCGGTTTATGATTACAAAGATGTCTGAAAAAGAAAAGGAAATGCTGTAA